In Burkholderiales bacterium, the DNA window ACCGCGACTTCGACCACCCGTCCCGCCACCGCCGCGCTGATCGCCACGATGTTGGCCTTCGCATAGGCGTTTTCGGTTGCCACGTGCCGCCCGCCGGTGGCGTAAACGTAGAGCGCCGACGCCATCGCGGCCAGAGGGACGAGGACGAGCAGCGCCGCACGCGCCATACGGCGCACCGCGATCACCGATTTTCCGTCCGGGACCGACACGCTAACGCCTCTGCCTGCGACCACCGTTGCCGTTGTTCTCGACGGCGAGCCGCTGAAGGTTGGCCTTGATCGCGAGCAGCGCATCGACGAACTGCTCCTGTTGCGAGGCCGACAGGCCCACCGCGGCATCGCGCCGCACCTCGGCGGCGGCAGCGCGCATCGCCTTGATGGCCGGCTCCACCTCCTCGGTCAGAAAAACGCGTTTGGCGCGCCGGTCGCCGGCATCGCTCTCGCGGCGGATCCAGCCCTTCTGTTCCATGCGGTCGAGCAGCCGCCCCAGGGTGGCTTTCTCCACCTCCAGGATCTCGGCCAGCTCCGACTGCGTGACGCCGTCGTTGCGGAAAAGATGGTTCAGCACCCACCACTGCGAGCGGGTGAAACCCAGCCGCCTCACCCGGCGGTCGAAGATGGTGCGCATCAGGCGGGCTACGTCGTTGAGAAGGAAGCCGAAGTTGCGGGAGAGGTCCTCGCGGAACACGGAAAAGGCACCTACAATTGGTTGCTTAGCTTACGATATGCCAGGTTATCAAATGACGCAAGCGCCCGGCCCGCCGAGACAGGCCGCTGCTAGAATCGATTACACAATCAAATCGATCGGAAAGCTGGGGGAGGCATGAAGATCACGGCCGTCGAGACGATCAACCTGGAGGAATTCCCCAACGTGCTTTGGGTGCAGGTCCACACCGACGAAGGCGTCGTGGGTCTGGGGGAGACTTTCTACGCGGTGGCACCGGTCATCGAGCACATCCATCAGACCTGCGCTCCCTACCTGCTCGGCCGCAACCCGCTGGAGATCGACCGGATCTCCCGCAACTTCCTCAATACCTATCTCGGCTTTAACAGCGTGGGGGTCGAGATGCGGGCGATGTCGGCGATCGATATCGCGCTGTGGGACATCTTCGGCCAGTTCACCGGCCAGCCGATCTACCAGTTGCTGGGCGGCGCCTCGCACGAGAAGGTGCGGGTCTACAACACCTGTGCCGGCTACCAGTACGTGCGCGCCAAGCCGGTCCAGGGGACGGCAAACTTCGGCCTGCCAGCGAAAGTGGACAAGAAGGCCCGCCCGTACGAGGACCTGCTGGCGTTCAAGACCGATGCCGGAGAGCTGGCGGAATCCTTGCTCGAAATGGGGATCAGCGGAATGAAGATCTGGCCATTCGACGAGGCGGCTGAAGCCTCCAACGGGACTTACATCTCCAACGCGGAACTGAAAAAGTCGATGAAGCC includes these proteins:
- a CDS encoding MarR family transcriptional regulator encodes the protein MFREDLSRNFGFLLNDVARLMRTIFDRRVRRLGFTRSQWWVLNHLFRNDGVTQSELAEILEVEKATLGRLLDRMEQKGWIRRESDAGDRRAKRVFLTEEVEPAIKAMRAAAAEVRRDAAVGLSASQQEQFVDALLAIKANLQRLAVENNGNGGRRQRR
- a CDS encoding mandelate racemase/muconate lactonizing enzyme family protein; translation: MKITAVETINLEEFPNVLWVQVHTDEGVVGLGETFYAVAPVIEHIHQTCAPYLLGRNPLEIDRISRNFLNTYLGFNSVGVEMRAMSAIDIALWDIFGQFTGQPIYQLLGGASHEKVRVYNTCAGYQYVRAKPVQGTANFGLPAKVDKKARPYEDLLAFKTDAGELAESLLEMGISGMKIWPFDEAAEASNGTYISNAELKKSMKPFEQIRKAVGDKMDIHVEFHSMWQLPAAIRIAKALEQFDPFWYEDPVKMNNLDALADYAHRTDVWVTASETLGTRWGFRELFEKKAVSVCMLDVGWTGGLSESKKIATMAEAYALPVAPHDCTGPVLLTASVHLSMNCPNTLVQEMVRAFYYDWYGQLVTQLPPVKDGYITAPKGPGLGTKLQPGIARRKDASVRVSKLSK